A segment of the Toxotes jaculatrix isolate fToxJac2 chromosome 2, fToxJac2.pri, whole genome shotgun sequence genome:
TTTAAGAACATTACTGTTATCATGGCTTCTTAATAGTTTTACATTTACCATAAAGTCCACCAGTGATCATCTGCAAGTTTTCTCTCCGATGAACCAAAGAACTAAGTACTAAGACAAAAAGAGGGAATTCAGAAATTCAACTGACTGCAACTAGGTAaactttaacttaaaaaaaatagtttgtcaTATTGTTTAGTCTGTGCTattatttttttggttcttGTTTATCTTTTGGGTTTTAcatcttgtttatttgttttcatttctcctgAAAAGCCAATGAACGCTTATTTATAAAAAGTCTGAAGATCGCAGATCAGCGCTGATATCTgggatgtgttgttgtttctcacCGTGTTAAATGCCTCTGTTCGTTGAAATGTCCAAGTGAAGCTGACTGTGCTGTTCTTCTGGATCAGGTAGGAGTATGACTGTTTGCTGTTGCTGCCTTTCCACTGCTCCACCACGTCGTTATTCCACTGGTTATAACCCTGCATAGAAATACATTCACCTCAGATGTATTCACACTCACGTTAGGCTTAAGTTCTTCATCGTCACCTGAGCCGTACATGTGACAAAATGTACTACTGTCACTCACAGCTAGGAAGTAAAATTTGCAGTCAGCTGTACACGTGGTCTCAAAGACAAAGGTGATGCGAGATAGTTCAGTCCTCTCACTGTCTTTGGCCAGTGACTGAGGCAGCCTGTGGAGACACatgacatttcatttctattttaaaacacTGCGATACAGTGAAAACATACTGTTTATTGAGTTTCATGTGTAATTCCTCCAAGACAAATGTTTGACTTCACCTGTATCCAGGGACGTTGAGCGTGAGCATCATATAGTCTGTGTCCTGATCCCCAGGGGTGGTGTAAACATACTCTCCACCCACCTCCCATGCTgtgatcacaaaaaaaacactaatacaTTCCTACATGCtgtccaaacaacaacaacacacacacagattgtgtACTTATAAATTGTATAAATGTATACTACATGCAAGTCCTTGACCTTGGAGACAATAATTTGTCAAAATAATCTTAACTCAAGCTCTGCTTACCACGTTTTGCACCACAGGACCTTTAGTTAAGGTTATTTTGTCAAATGCTGATGCTGTACTGTGGAGTAATTCTCTGAAAATAATGGTTCCTCCGTGTAAATGTTGTGCTATGCTTCAATCCTCACCTGTTTTAATAATTCTAGCCCTTTCCTGTTTTAAGAGGAACCTAAGAATATTTTTTGACagtgattattttctttcagcagTACTTGGAGATCATTATGAGGTTATTATAGTGAGTTGCTATGATATCTGCCATCACCTACGCCTTTCGACCTAATATTACGTCTCTTACCTGTTCTGTGGTCAGAGCCGGTGAACTCCCGTCTGAAGATGGAGCTCTTCATGTTGCTCGGCATCTTGTTCCACCATTTGTACTCGAATCCCACCACGGGCTCCGTGCCAACAGGGCACTTGGCACAGGCTGCGAGTGAATACTGAGTTATTGTGTCAGTATAAACATATAGGTTTTAgcgtctatctatctatctatctatctatctgctgGCTTTACATGGCTATGTTGATTATTCAGTTCTAATAAACTGATTCTGCACCTGTTCCGTTTGAGTGGAAACCACTGGCACAGGGTTCACAGTTGGAGGAGTTGGTGACAAAGAAACCGGGGTTACATGGTGGACAGGTTTGCTTCTCCCCTGAAGCAGGAAGCTTCACCGCTCCTTCAATGGTCTCATTGCAGATCTTAGGTTCAATCCACTTGTACATGAGCTGGGTCTGAGACACACAACAAGCcagacatgaataaatgaaaggcGCCACCAGCGGccatgtgacacacacagtcagcccAGACAATTTATATTTAAGGAAACCCAATAGTTACAGCAGATGGTTGTAGCTTGCTGGATTCTGAAAGGGAAATCTCTCCCTGTGTTCACCTCTACAGAACCTACCTCCATGTGTCATGTCTACATTACCTTTCCCTCAAAGTcacagggagtgtgtgtgtagaagtaGTCGCTGTTTGTACACGCAGGTCTCGGTTTGCAGCTCCCTGAGCCAGCCTCTGAAAAAACAGAGACCAAGCCAGGAGAAAGAGCCGGAGGGGAAACACACAGCTCACATTAAGATCCGGTGATAAGACAAGCCGTATACATTCTGTAACAGTAGATGAAAAAATGATGCCAAGTTAAAGAACACGCAAGTGATATGACTTTCTTTGCAAACATGGACACCTGcatatttgtctttttcacaCTGATGGCAAACAGTGGCACCCTTAGTGGAGAAGGTATCAGCAGGGCAGGGGGCACAGCGGGCAGATCCTGGTTTTGCACTGTGGGTGCCAGGTTTACAGTGGAAACACTCTGATGTGTAGGCCACCCCTGGAAGAAAACCATCAACTTGTAATcattaacaaaaaagaaaaggaggcgAAGAGTGGAGCAATGTTTAGAACTGCTGCACACGACACTATACAGGTGTTAATCTACCTGAGATGGCAATGTTTCTTAACAGCACAGGTTTGACAGCGCTTCCCTGCAGAGTGTACGCAGTGGTTCTCCAGTACAGCACATTATTGCCTTTGTTGAGCTCAACCTGCACAGAGtcagtttgaaaaatgaaagaggaacaGAAGAGATAGAGGGGAGCAGAGACAACATGTTGACACCAGCAGGTGTGATGTAGTGTTAAAGCTACTCTTGGACAAACCATGTATTTACTCCAGCGGCTCTCTGAGATTTTCATCCACCGGCTCTCAGAGTCTGTAGACTGACACTGGTCATTCTGAACCtaaaggagggggagagaagagaaagaggtcaCCAAATATTCCCCCCTCAAAACAGCCATCTTTGTCAACATCAATTTAAAACACTTACAAAGAACTCAAAGTAGATACTGCTGTCAGGGTAGAAATACTCAAAGGACACGATTCCAGGTTTCTTCAGGGTCACGGCATAGGACATCATTGCAGTGCACTCATCCGTGTTTGAGGCTATGTAATCACCCTTTGGTGTCCATGTTGAGCTAAGCAGCAGAGACAGTTTGATGAGAAATCAAGAAACATCTGCAGCAACAATCGGTCAACTAAGTCAAGACAAAAGAAAGTTAGTATCTACTAACTTGGAGCAGTCTGTCTTTCCATCCCCGCCATTTGTTGTGACCCCATGGGTGACAAAGCCTGTCGGTAGGCTGTCCCACTCATCAAAGGCCACGCCAGTGCCCAGAGAGTAGGTGCCGGCAGCACACCTCTGGCACTGCTGCGACTGCATGTCAAGGAACTCCCCCTCACTACAGGAGAAGCCTATGAGAGGAAAAGACCAGGgaaggacaaaaacagagagtAGAAGCTTCATGGAGAGGTGCACAGCAGATTCAGTTTATTATTCACACATTAAAGCTGTAATATAGATTGAAGGTTTGgagaaaaatgtataaaataacaTGTGAGGGCAGGAAACTTACTGCACTGAGTCCCTTTGACTGGATCTGGAAGACCTGTGCATGTGTCGGCTTTGTTGGGAACCGCCACTCTCCATCGTGACCCGAGTACGTCACACTCTGTGTACTCAAAGTGATAATCTGACTGCAGGGGCATAAGACAGGTGTGAGTTTCACACAACCGCATAACAGAGGACTCTATGCCCAGTATGAAGCAATCCACAAATAATCTGATTATCTGATGAATCAACTGTTTTAACGctttcaaatgtcttgttttgtccaaccaactgtccaaaacatcaaaatatttcGTTTGCTGCcatgtaagacaaaaaaaagcatgaaattCTCACATCTGACAAGCTTGAATCAGAAAAAGACTTACTCTAACGTCAAACTGTTGCTGGTTAATTTTCTAATAATTGACTTGTTAATTTATTGgataattgttgcagctctataAACGATGCAAACCAACATGCAGATGAGAGGGAAATGAGGTTAGTAGTAAGAACAGGTCATCAGATTGCTTTATTCCTCTggaattttcttttgtttcttttttttttttttggtttcagaaCTAGACCAGCCtcttttacaaataaaagtcTAGGCTAATATTTGCCCGGGAGGCCGTCTCAACTGTTGTTTTAATCTCACTCATCAAGGATGTGCTGCAACTCTGCACCTTCAGGGTTTATTTACTTGGccaaggagaggagagaaatggtgATTCATCCAATCCTTTTGtaaacatttaatttcagtgttttcacagaacTTTGGAGACAGCAGGGGCTCAGGTGCAAAGCTTGTGATGTGTTTGTCATGCTTTGACGCCTTTTGGAGATACTTACAGTGGGTGACTGACAAACACTACCCCACCTGTAATGATGTTATTTGGGATGTGGCATAATGTTAAAGGTTATCTTGTTGATCTGACACCTTCTGAAACAAGGCATACACACAGTGTAATCTTAAGATTTGGTCACTGGTCGACAGACAGCTGTAATGTTCTAAGGCAGGTCTATAAGCACTAATCCAAGCCCACACACAGCCTCATGCGATTAATatttaacagaaacacagcagcagcagcagcagcagcactcctCTGGGTCTGTGTTTTTGATTAGAGCTGCTACATTAGCTGTGGTTGAGGTATCAGATGAACATGGGTTTGGGTGGGAGGATCTGATGTAAAAATGCATCAAGCTGGAGATGTGCTGTAGCCTAATTGCCTCCTTTAAGCAAACACAAGGAAACCAAGGCAACGGGACATTGTGACCGCTGTGTCTCATGGTCACTGAACTGGCATGGAAACAAACTCACCTGGAAAAAAAGTAGCTGCTATCAGGGGCCTACCTTGCTTAAATCTGCTTTCATTAGCTCacaaaacttaaaataaaagcctACAGGTCTCTGGTACTACACACTTTGAAACGTTTTGCGTATTATCAAACAGTACTGTTATTATGCAAACTGAAACCAGATACAGAAGTGAGAGGAGAGCTCAGGAGATGCATATGGAAGATCTAGTAAAACAAGTGTCTGATAACTGTAACAACACTGAGGCAAGTACAAGTGAATGACTAATGTAATTCAGACTCTTGCAAAGTAAATATATGCTCATTTCCCACACACAATATGTTAAGGAGGCCAAAGTGTTTCACTATtgccactaaaaaaaaaaaaacacacacacactgttgtaatGTGCCAATTCAAAACTCCCTTCggaaaatgtacatttttcttcatttgtaaTTACAGTCAGTTCTAGGGCGATgcaaactaaaaacacagaCCTTGAACAGATTTCCTTGCATTGACAATAATGGGGTGAAGCTGTTTAAGAGGCTTTAGGTCAGCTATCATTTGAAATGCACAGAATCTTTTCAGGCAAATATTATTCAGGCCTTCAGGTAGACAACATTGACATGGCACAGCAGGTTAAACTTTCCTCCAAAATGTCTCACATCTCCCTGCACCTCAAAGCAAGATcattgttcagtttttaaagcAGTTTACCAGGTGAAACCTTTGTATGCATGTGACAGAAACAGCTGGCACCTGTTAGTAGTTTAAGCTTTGACTGTGTTATTGTTAATAATGTAGcaatgaaaacaacaagaaTCGCCTCACCTCTTTGCACATGGGCAAATCCGCAGAGGTTTGTGCAAAAAGAATCCACAGTAAGATGTGGCTCAGGTGAGCCAGGCCTCGCTGCATCGTCGCTTGCTGTAAATGCTGAAGTGATGGggaaggagcagcagaggactgACCTGAGCCCTCAGGTGCTGCCCGCCCGGCGGCTGGAGGCGGGGGAACAAATACCGGGAGCTGATTGGCTctagcagtggcggtttttggcacggggaAACCGGACAGctgcccggggcggcatcacacgGGGGCgccacaaccacgtgaaaaaaaaaaatcatctgcgccgctaagctgttttctattatcatATTACTGAgtggggaattggcaaattggcgccgtccccatctcccagcatgcaccaccagcatatgcatgtagaaacggcaccctgactcagggtggtggttaggttggaagagtgtgggagtcgtcccaAACGAAGGTTCTCTAACGCTCgtggctccgacacatgcgcagTAGCTCAtaaggcagttgtattgaaccactgtgacgaggtgtggtttggtcacacACGTCTGAAGCACTTGTGTGAtgttcgaagcaggtgagtgcttcgaaCGTCATATGAATCActtgattggttcggtttgtcatgtgaatcacatCACGTGATTCACGTGGCGGAATCGAGTGTGCTCGGAGATAAGATAGCTCTGTGTCTTATGCAGTCTATGATAGTGGCGTCCCGGACGACTCCCACACTTTTCCAACCTagccaccaccctgagtcagggtgctgtttctacatgcatatgctggtggtgcatgctgggagatggggacggagccaatttgccaattccccacacagtagAATTATGCCCTAAAAACGTTTTTGCTCAAAACGCGTGGGGAGAAAAATCTGCTACTGCCGTAAGAATTATTAgaatctgtttaatatgctatCGAAAACAGGCTCTGTAGCTTGAAACCCGACAGAATGGGGCAGGTTGCGGCACAAGagttatgaaaaataaaactgcactgaaaattGGTTGGAATATTCAATAAAATAAAGCCTCACTTTCAGACTAAAATGGCTTGATAAGGGGatatttttgcacagattaTATCAGTTATATTAAAACAGAAGCTGTTATGAttatacaacaaaataaagctACTAAATAAATGTAGcgcagtaaaagtaaaatatttgcCTTTGAATTGTAGTGAAgcataaaagaataaaaaggaaatactcaagtaaagtacaagttcCTCGGAACTGTTAGTTAGTCGGAACTACTTAGTTACCTTCCACTGTTGTAAACACCTCTGGTTTAATATCGACAGTGTCCTGATGAAATGTGACGTGGGGCGAGGGCGTTCGGCAACAatcgttttattttgaaaggtttaACCGGACGTTTTTGGTTGCTTAGAAACCACGTTGTTTCCATCCCGGGGTTAGCGAGAATACCTAAGaagctacaacaacaacaacaaaagtttGGATATATTGCGTTTTTTTGGCGTGTTGTCATTAAAGATGTCAGGTCGGGATCCTTTCCCTTCTCCAAAGTTTGAAAACGGCTTCACTCTGAGCGGCTTCAGGCGGCAGCAGGTGTGTTTTTCTACTGATAACAACTTGCTGTTAGTCTGCTACTCATggtacacaaaaaaacatgagctaAAGGACGAGCGATCTAACATACTGTAAACgtctatttttttaaatggacaTAATCCACCAACTCTATTCTAGGTTTAATATAACTACAGGTATTACCTGTAGTTATATTAAACCATGGCTGTGCAACATGGCTTATTATGTGGActgaaagttaaaaacaaaattaacatcTATGGTGAATACAATCAAATAATGCCATTATTAACAGTTATTAATGAGCACCATTGCGGCTATATGCAGTCCATTATACTTAATATGCAATCATTTGCAGGATTTTATCCCAAAGTATATCCACTTTTGGAAAACTATCACCTTAAATGAATCCACCCAGGTCTTAAAATGACTCTTAGCAATAAAAGGCACCCCTCATGTGATGTCTATTTGCTGTCATTTTCATCAAGTATAATTTctttgtaaaattaaaatgtaattttcctcCTTTCCCATTGTTGCAGAGAACAACATATGATAAGCCAACACACATCGCCCAAACAGAGGAACCCTGGAGTCGCCTCCATGATACAGGCACTTTGGCCACTACCCGACGGAGTGTTCTGCATTATGAGCATCAAGTAACAGAGCATGATTTTGACCTTTTCTTATGAAACCAAAAAAGTATGTCAAGGCAAACCCACGGTCAGTACTTTGAATGCATCGCTCTTTTCTTGACTGCAGGCTCCAAAAGACAGCCTCGACTTCCAGCTAAAGTCAGTCTATGACCACAACAAGGACTTCTTCAGGAGCAAGAACCAGATTTTGTACCAGAAGGAGACCGTCTCTGACAACCACAGGTGAGGGTTTGTGATGTTAAGGTTGTGGACTGGCTGTACATCTTCACTCTGTTGTCAGTGGCATTTCAGGAGTCTAGTTCATTTGTGTCTAATTGAAAAAACATGTACATgatgaaaatcatttttcatgttcatttgcaggaaagaggaaaaattaAATGTGCTGGAAAAGGAACAAGAGAAAGACATGAGAGTGTGGGTCGACCCACAGAGGCGTTCCATTTACAGCATCAAGTGAAGCACAGGTGAAGACAAGTGAAATTTTATTTCCCAAATTTGTCATCATAGCAGATAATGTCTGTGTCTAGAACATTAACAAGCCTAATGCTTCTGATTCAAATCCTAGACTGCTGCAGTCGACTCCAAACTAAACCCATGGAGTCTGGAGAGGATCTGGCTTTGTCTGGAGCAAAGTGTGCCCTAAATACCACTACAATGTCCTATTTTTCCTCCACAAGCATTTTCAAACAAGGGCTACACCAGGGAGATTGGTGGCAGTTTCTATTCAACTTGAAGCTTCCAGTACTACAGTCTCTAAGTGCTCCCAACATTAACAAATAAAAGAGGTCTGTCAGTGCATTTTTATACTGCTTGTGTTTTCCAATTTAAAGGGAATTTAAAGGGAGTTTATGGAAAGAAAATGCTGTGAAGAATGGATGCTTTCACGCTGAGGTTTCAGAATCACTTTGACCCCCAAACTctcaacaaacactgaagaaaacagtggaatgaaaataaacactgcGATCATCCATCACATTACTGAGATACTAATTTAAATGGCCAGGTAGATATGTAATGAAGGTTCAGAATTAAGGTATATTTCTACAGTGCTACTGTTTGTGGGTGATGTTacttttgatttcatttctCTACAGACTGCCCCCAAATTTCATACACTTTTGAGCAGAGTAACACATGTAACACATATGCCCCTTCTCTTCCTACGTTATTTGGTGTTTCcgcaaaatatgttttattttcaagaaAATATCATTACCTACTTAATGTCTCACTGCATACTGAAGGTAACAGATATTTAATGTATAATCTAAATAAATTTAACATACCCATttagaacagaaacagaacaataaTTTATTCAAATATATAAACATGCAAATTAACTGTTAAGGAAGAGATGAAACTGTTGTACATATTTTAAATTACCAAGAGTTAACATGCTGCTGCATCAACAGACAAATGTGCAAatgcatatttctgttttcaataACCCTGTTTTATAAAACCccatttgaaacaaaaaaactaaataacaaGTGTTAGAATACTGCCGCTCTGTTTAAGACCCTTCCTCAGTACAATATTAGAACCTCCTCTCTCAAAGGCTTATATAGAATATTCCATCTGAAATAACGGCTGAACAGaaactttcagttttacagtatattttaaacAGTGAACCCGGGAAGGTCAGGTCGGCCTGGTGGATTCACGCCCTGGCTTTTCTTTGGAGACACCGTTTGATGAAAGTCCTCTCATCCCATTCGTTCGGGGGAAGCATGTGAGCGCCATTATGGACACATAGGATGGTCATCTCCTCAGCGTACTGAAGATTCTGGAGCAgctgaagacaaacacagcaggagaggacagttcaggaaaaggaaaagcacGGACTCTCATGGGTGCACTAACTTACACAGTatcagacaaaacattttaaatctgcattaagtgactttttggcca
Coding sequences within it:
- the c2h1orf194 gene encoding protein C1orf194 homolog → MSGRDPFPSPKFENGFTLSGFRRQQRTTYDKPTHIAQTEEPWSRLHDTGTLATTRRSVLHYEHQAPKDSLDFQLKSVYDHNKDFFRSKNQILYQKETVSDNHRKEEKLNVLEKEQEKDMRVWVDPQRRSIYSIK
- the elapor1 gene encoding endosome/lysosome-associated apoptosis and autophagy regulator 1 gives rise to the protein MQRGLAHLSHILLWILFAQTSADLPMCKESDYHFEYTECDVLGSRWRVAVPNKADTCTGLPDPVKGTQCSFSCSEGEFLDMQSQQCQRCAAGTYSLGTGVAFDEWDSLPTGFVTHGVTTNGGDGKTDCSNSTWTPKGDYIASNTDECTAMMSYAVTLKKPGIVSFEYFYPDSSIYFEFFVQNDQCQSTDSESRWMKISESRWSKYMVELNKGNNVLYWRTTAYTLQGSAVKPVLLRNIAISGVAYTSECFHCKPGTHSAKPGSARCAPCPADTFSTKGATVCHQCEKDKYAEAGSGSCKPRPACTNSDYFYTHTPCDFEGKTQLMYKWIEPKICNETIEGAVKLPASGEKQTCPPCNPGFFVTNSSNCEPCASGFHSNGTACAKCPVGTEPVVGFEYKWWNKMPSNMKSSIFRREFTGSDHRTAWEVGGEYVYTTPGDQDTDYMMLTLNVPGYRLPQSLAKDSERTELSRITFVFETTCTADCKFYFLAGYNQWNNDVVEQWKGSNSKQSYSYLIQKNSTVSFTWTFQRTEAFNTERKYSGDVAKIYSIHITNVVGGVASQCRRCALSSAKANSACVPCPLGHYMASGTGVCKRCPPNTFIRAEQPVGEAACVQCGPNTNRNKAYSACLSDCTLDVRTRGGALLHYDFSPLANVTGFHSSPRFTNKGLKYFHRFNVGLCGKEGRVPATCVDNVTESRREVKGYICQSTVVPSEIRSQSMVSSQPFLIGDTLIGVTTETSLNSISSPKQLFPSAPGLPDVIFYYKSSETTQACKQGRSATIRLRCNPSVTAKDHIMLPSNCSEGTCDGCTFHFLWQSQHACPLCTKNHYREIVSACIQGIQRTTYVWQQPLQCYGGVSLPAQKVSACVTLDFWLKFGVSTGTIAAVLLISISCYFWKKTRKLQYKYSKLMMSSGGKECELPTADSCAIMEGEDAEDDLMDLTKKSFFTKIKSFSRERTSDGFDSVPLKSSSSRHQREEEDSDDA